One region of Streptomyces rishiriensis genomic DNA includes:
- the gap gene encoding type I glyceraldehyde-3-phosphate dehydrogenase — MTRIAVNGFGRIGRNVLRALLQRDSDLEIVAVNDLTEPAALARLLAFDSTAGRLGRPVAVDGDVLVVDGRRIKVLAEREPARLPWAELEVDIVLEATGRFTSAKAARAHLDAGAKKVLVSAPSDGADVTLAYGVNTDAYDPELHTIVSNASCTTNALAPLAAVLDDLAGIEHGFMTTVHAYTQEQNLQDGPHRDPRRARAAGVNIVPTTTGAAKAIGLVLPNLEGKLSGDSIRVPVPVGSIVELNTTVGRDVTREDVLAAYRTAAEGPLAGVLEYSEDALVSSDIVGNPASSIFDSALTRVDGRHVKVVAWYDNEWGFSHRVIDTLELLAAR, encoded by the coding sequence ATGACTCGCATCGCCGTCAACGGATTCGGCCGCATCGGACGCAATGTGCTGCGCGCGCTCCTCCAGCGCGACAGCGACCTCGAGATCGTCGCCGTCAACGACCTCACGGAACCCGCCGCGCTCGCGCGGCTGCTCGCCTTCGACTCGACGGCCGGCCGGCTGGGCCGCCCGGTCGCCGTCGACGGCGACGTCCTCGTCGTCGACGGCCGCCGCATCAAGGTGCTCGCCGAGCGCGAACCGGCGCGGCTGCCGTGGGCCGAGCTCGAGGTCGACATCGTGCTGGAGGCGACCGGCCGGTTCACCTCTGCCAAGGCGGCCCGCGCCCACCTCGACGCGGGCGCGAAGAAGGTACTGGTCAGCGCCCCCTCGGACGGCGCCGACGTCACGCTCGCGTACGGCGTCAACACCGACGCCTACGACCCGGAGCTGCACACGATCGTCTCGAACGCCTCGTGCACGACCAACGCGCTCGCCCCGCTGGCCGCCGTACTCGACGACCTCGCCGGCATCGAGCACGGCTTCATGACGACGGTGCACGCCTACACCCAGGAGCAGAACCTCCAGGACGGTCCGCACCGCGACCCGCGCCGCGCCCGCGCCGCCGGCGTGAACATCGTGCCGACCACCACCGGCGCCGCCAAGGCGATCGGCCTCGTGCTGCCGAACCTCGAGGGCAAGCTGTCCGGCGACTCGATCCGGGTGCCGGTCCCGGTGGGCTCGATCGTCGAGCTCAACACGACCGTCGGCCGCGACGTGACGCGCGAGGACGTGCTGGCGGCGTACCGCACCGCGGCCGAGGGCCCGCTCGCCGGCGTCCTCGAGTACTCGGAGGACGCCCTCGTCTCGTCCGACATCGTCGGCAACCCGGCCTCGTCGATCTTCGACTCGGCTCTCACCCGTGTCGACGGCCGCCACGTCAAGGTGGTCGCCTGGTACGACAACGAGTGGGGCTTCTCCCACCGAGTGATCGACACCCTCGAACTCCTCGCCGCGCGCTGA
- a CDS encoding GlxA family transcriptional regulator: MSSSRLQRVAVLVLEGAKPLDVGIPAQVFTTRASMPYEVRVCGAAPGLVTGGDGLSYHVAHGLDALEWADVVFLPGYRFPDLDDPPRAVLGALLAAHARGARLAAISTGAFALAATGLLDGRRATTHWHYTRALAAKHPLVQVDENVLFVDEGSVLTSAGAASGIDLCLHILRRDLGVAASNHAARRLVAAPYRSGGQAQYVPRSVPEPLGERFAATREWALHRLHEPLTLETLARHAAVSERTFSRRFVEDTGYTPMQWVMRARIDMARELLERSERGVEQIAGDVGLGTGANLRTHFQQILGTTPSEYRRTFAKGE, from the coding sequence GTGTCGTCCTCCCGCCTGCAACGTGTCGCCGTCCTTGTGCTCGAGGGTGCCAAGCCGCTCGACGTCGGCATTCCCGCGCAGGTTTTCACGACCCGCGCGAGCATGCCGTACGAGGTGCGGGTGTGCGGCGCGGCGCCCGGTCTGGTGACCGGCGGGGACGGACTGTCGTACCACGTGGCCCATGGCCTGGACGCGCTCGAGTGGGCCGACGTCGTGTTCCTGCCCGGCTACCGCTTCCCTGATCTCGACGACCCGCCGCGGGCGGTCCTCGGCGCTCTGCTGGCCGCCCACGCCCGGGGCGCTCGGCTGGCCGCCATCTCGACGGGGGCCTTCGCGCTCGCGGCGACCGGTCTGCTCGACGGCAGGCGCGCCACGACGCACTGGCACTACACCCGGGCGCTGGCGGCGAAGCACCCGCTCGTCCAGGTCGACGAGAACGTCCTGTTCGTCGACGAGGGCAGCGTACTGACGTCGGCCGGCGCAGCCTCCGGAATCGACCTGTGCCTGCACATCCTGCGCCGCGACCTGGGTGTGGCCGCCTCCAACCACGCGGCCCGGCGCCTGGTCGCGGCCCCGTACCGCAGCGGAGGCCAGGCGCAGTACGTGCCGCGCAGTGTGCCGGAGCCGCTGGGCGAGCGGTTCGCCGCCACCCGCGAGTGGGCGCTGCACCGGCTCCACGAGCCCCTCACCCTCGAGACACTCGCCCGGCACGCCGCCGTCTCGGAACGCACCTTCTCGCGGCGCTTCGTCGAGGACACCGGGTACACACCCATGCAGTGGGTCATGCGTGCCCGTATCGACATGGCCCGCGAGCTGCTCGAACGGTCCGAGCGCGGCGTCGAGCAGATCGCCGGCGACGTCGGACTCGGTACGGGCGCCAATCTGCGGACGCACTTCCAGCAGATCCTCGGCACGACACCCAGCGAATACCGGCGCACCTTCGCGAAGGGCGAGTAG